GCGGCCAGGGCGATGTACTTCATGGCCAGGTCCTTGTTGGGCGAGCCCTTCGGAATCACCCAGTAGTCCAGGTCGTAGATGCCGCCGGTCCAGGTGATCTTCAGGTTCTTGCCTTCGCGCTGGGCGGCGTCGATGCGGCCGTTGAAGGCCGTGGCCATGACCACGTCACCCGCGACCAGGAACTGCGGCGGCTGGGCGCCGGCTTCCCACCACTGGATGTTGGCCTTGAGCTCGCTCATCTTCTTGAAGGCGCGGTCGGCACCTTCCTTGGTGGCCAGCACCTTGTAGACATCCGCCGGCTTCACGCCATCGGCCATCAGCGCGAATTCCAGGTTGTAGCGCGCGCCCTTGCGCATGGCGCGCTTGCCGGGGAACTTCTTCACATCCCAGAAATCGGCCCAGGTCTTCGGAGCGGTCTTGAGCTTGTCGCCGTCATAGGCCATCACCGTGGACCACACGAAAGCGCCGACGGCGCACTCGCTCACCGCGGCCGGGATGAAGTCGGCCTTGTGCCCGACCTTGCTCCAGTCCATCTTCTCGAACAGGCCCTCGTCGCAACCGCGGGCGGCGTCCGGGCTCTCCACCTCGACCACGTCCCAGGAGACCTTCTTGGTCTCGACCATGGCCTTGATCTTGGCCTGCTCGCCGTTGTATTCGACCGAGACGATCTTCGTGCCCGTGGTCTTCTCGAAGGGCTCGACATAGGCCTTCTTCTGGGCCGCGCCGTTGGCACCACCAAAGTTCACCACGGTCAGCTGGCTTTCGGCCATGGCCGGCAGGGCGGCGAGGAGGGCGGCCGCAAGGGCCACGGAAGTCTTCAACATACGCATGTCTCCTGAGAGGAGGGTTGGGGAACTCAGCAGGTAAGGTGGAGCGGAGAGTTCGTTTCTTCTTCTGTCTTGTTCTGTCTTGTTCTGTCTTGGCTGCGCGCTCAGGCGTAGACGCGCAGGTACGGCGTGGGAATGTGCAGCCACACCGCCTGGCCGGCCACCGGCTGTTCGCCGCGGGACAGCGGCAGCTTGACGGTGGCCAGCGCCTGGCCTGCGATGGCGCATCGCAGGCGCAGGTGGTCACCGAAGTAGATGACATCGGTGATCGCGGCCTTGATCGTGTTGCCCTCGTTCTCCGGGGGCGTGAACCAGGCCTCGATGCGTTCGGGGCGGACGGAAGCCACCACCGAAGTGCCCGGGTGCACGTGATTGACGTTGATGCCGCTCAGACGTTCGCCCGAGGGCAGCACGATCTCGCAGGCGTCGTGGTTGGCGCTGGCCGTGGTGGCGGTCAGCAGGGTGCTGTCGCCCACGAAGCCCGCCACGAAGCGGTTGGACGGCGTCTCGTACAGGCGCTCGACGGCATCGATCTGCTGGATCTCGCCGTCGTTGAACACCGCCACGCGGTCGCTCATCGTCAGCGCCTCGCCCTGGTCGTGGGTGACGTAGACGAAGGTGATGCCAAGCTGGCGGTGCAGCTCCTTGAGCTCGATCTGCATGTGCTCGCGCAGCTGCTTGTCCAGCGCGCCCAGCGGCTCGTCCATCAGCACCAGCTGCGGCTGGAAGACCAGGGCGCGGGCCAGGGCCACGCGCTGCTGCTGGCCGCCCGAGAGCTGGGCGGGGTAGCGGTCACCCTTGCCCCCGAGCTGCACCATGTCCAGGGCCTTGGCCACGCGCTGGGCGATCTCGGCCTTGGGCACCTTGCGCACCGTCAACGGGTAGCCGACGTTGTCCGCCACCGTCATGTGGGGGAACAGCGCGTAGTTCTGGAACACCATGCCGAAGTTGCGCTTGTGCGGCGGTGTCTTCGTGATGGGAGCGCCATCCAACAGGATCTCGCCGGCCGTCGGGGATTCAAACCCCGCCAGCATCATCAGCGTGGTGGTCTTGCCCGAGCCGGAGGGGCCCAGCAGCGACAGGAACTCGCCGCGCTGGATCTCCAGATCGAGCGAACGGACCACCAGGCTCAGACCGTCATAGGTCTTCTGAACACCGGCGAAGCGAACCAGGGGGGGCGAACTCATGGCGTGGGGAGCCCTCGGACAATGAACTTGTGGGAGCGGGCACCACGCCGGGTGGCCGGTGCCGGGAACGAGACAGCCGGCCGGCGCTGCCTCCCGCAGCCCGCGCCGGCTTCAGTGAAGGCTTCAGGCCTGGCTGGCCGCCACCAGCGACTCTTCCAGCAGCTTCAGGCCTTCCTGCAGCAGCGCGTCCGAAGCGGTCAGCGGCACCAGCACGCGGATCACGTTGGCGTACACGCCACAGGACAGCAGGACCAGGCCGCGCTCGATGGCTTCGTTGCAGACACGCTTGGTCAGCTCGGCATCGGGCTGGTGCGGGTCGCCGTTCTTGCACAGCTCGATGGCCACCATGGCGCCCATGCCGCGCACGTCGGCGATGCTCTTGTGGCGCTGGGCCATGGCCTGGAAGCCGGTGGTCAGCAGCTCGCCGATGGCCTTGGATCGGTCCAGCAGCTTCTCTTCCTCGAACACCTCCAGCACGGCCAGTGCGGCGGCGCAGGCGATCGGGCTGCCGGCGTAGGTGCCGCCCAGGCCGCCCGGGCCCGGCTTGTCCATGATCTCGGCCTTGCCGATGACCGCCGAGATGGGGAAGCCGCCACCGATGGACTTGGCCATGGTGATCAGGTCCGGGGCCACCGGCCACTGCTCGCAGGCCAGCCAGGTACCGGTGCGGCCGGCGCCGGCCTGCACCTCGTCGGCGATCATCACGATGCCGTGCTGGTCGCACAGCGCGCGCACCGCCTTCACGAACTCGGGCGGGGCCACGTAGAAGCCGCCTTCACCCTGCACCGGCTCCAGGATGATGGCCGCCACGCGCTCGGCTTCGACGTCGTACTTGAAGATGGCTTCGATCGAGGCGATCGCATCGGCCACGCTCACGCCGTGCATGGCGTTGGGGTACTTGGCGTGGTAGATCTCGGCCGGGAAGGGGCCGAAGCCGGCCTTGTACGGAGCGACCTTGCCGGTCAGGCCCATGGTCAGCAGGGTGCGGCCATGGAAGCCGCCACCGAAGGCGATCACGGCCTGGCGCTTGGTGGCCGAGCGGGCGATCTTGATCGCGTTCTCCACGGCTTCGGCGCCGGTGGTCAGCAGGAAGGCCTTCTTGGCGAAATTGCCGGGGGCCAGAGCCACCAGGCGCTCGCACAGTTCCACATAGGGCTCATAGGCCAGCACCTGGAAGCAGGTGTGGTGGACCTTGTCGAGCTGTGCCTTGACGGCTGCGATCACCTTGGGATGCTGGTGACCGGTGTTCAGCACGGCAATGCCGCCCGAGAAATCGACGTAGCGCTTGCCTTCCACGTCCCAGACTTCGGCGTTGACCGCGCGGTCAACAAAGACGTTGTAGGTCTGGCCGACGCCGGCGGGCATGACGGCGCGGCGGCGCGCGATCAGCTCGGCGTTGTTCTGGGAAGATGGCTTGGACGAGTCGCGGGGCATGGGGTGTCTCTCCTGATCGGGCGGCGGGCACGGTGTCGGCCGCTGAACGTCGATTCTGGGAGCCATGGCGTCGGCGCTACCATGTACAGATCGCGGAAAAACACTTCTGCACTGTACAGGCCGTGAAACCGGTACAGCCGCCGTCCATGTTGTTGCAGCTCAAGCCTTCCTCCACCATCCCCCTTGTCACGCAGATCGTGGAGGGGGTGCGCGCCCTGATTGTCGAAGGGGGGCTGAGGGCGGGCACCAAGATGCCGTCCATCCGCCAGTTCGCCCAGGCCCATGGGGTGAGTGTCTTCACTGTCGTCGAAGCGTATGACCGTTTGGTGGCGATCGGCCTGCTGGTGTCGCGCCCGCACACCGGCTTCTTTGTGCGCCAGCGCCACGGCCGTGACGAAGACAGCAGCCTGGTCGCCAGCGTGGCAGGGGCGGACTTTGACGCCAAGTGGTACTTGCGCCGAATCTTCGAGCACCGCCACCTGAGCATGAAGGTGGGTTGCGGCTGGCTGCCCGGCGACTGGCTGTTCGAGGAGGGCCTGCGCAAGGCGCTGCGGGCCATGGCGGCCGAAGAGGGCGAGCTGGGTGGCTACGGCGACCCCAAGGGCTTCCGTCCGCTGCGCCAACTCATCGGCGAATCGATGGCCGAGCGCCAGGTGCAGGTGCGGCCCGAGCATGTGCTGCTGACCCAGGGCTCCAGCCAGGGCCTGGACCTGGCGCTGCGGCGCCTGGTGCGCGCGGGCGACCCGGTGCTGGTGGACGACCCGGGCTACTCCAACCTGCTGTTCTCGCTGCGCTACCAGGGCGCGCGGCTGCTGGGGGTGCCGCGCACACCGCGGGGCTACGACCTGGCCACGCTGGAGCGCCTGATCGTCGAGCACAAGCCCAAGGTCTTCTTCACCCAGCCGCGGCTGCACAGTCCCACCGGCTCGGTGGCGCCGCTGGCCCATCTGCATCGGGTGCTGCAGCTGGCCGAGGCCCACGAGCTCACCATCGTCGAGAACGACATCTACGCCGACCTGGACCCGGAGCCCCGTCCCTCGCTGGCCAGCCTGGACGAGCTGCACCGGGTCATCACCATCGGCAGCTACTCCAAGACCATCTCGCCCAACCTGCGGGTGGGCTACCTGATGGCTCACCCCGACATGGTGGAGGACCTGGCCCAGCTGAAGATGGTCTCCGGCCTCACCAGTTCGGAGCTGAGCGAGCGCCTGGCCCACGGTGCCCTGACCGAAGGGCGCTGGCGCAAGCACCTCAAGAGCCTGCGCGAGCGCCTGGCCGTCGCCCATGAGCACACCGGCAACCGCCTGGCGGCCCTGGGTTTCGAGCTGTTCGCCGAGCCCAAGGCCGGCATGTTCCTGTGGGCCCGCCACCCGGCCCTGGCCGACACCGTGGCCCTGTCCAACCAGGCCGCCGAGCGCGACATCATGCTGGGCCCGGGCCACCTGTTCAGCTGCGAGCTGGCCCCCAGCCCCTGGCTGCGCTTCAACGTGGCCTTCAGCCAGGAGCAGGCGCTGTACGACTTCCTGCAGCAGGCCCTGCACAAGGCGCCCTGAAAGGCGCGGCGCTTACACCAAACGACGCGGTGGCGCCTGCACCATCACCCTCAACGGCCTGCTCCGTGCCGAGATGAACCTGCGCACCGGGGTGTTCGGCCAGGAACGGCCGGAGATCAAGGCCGATTTCTGAATCTGTAGCTCAGGGCCTGCAGCCCGGCCTGTGCGTCGCCCACCACCAGGTGGGCAGTGCAGGCCAGCATCAGGTTGAGCGGCAGCCCGAAATCCTCGACCGTGAGCCCGTCGGCATCCCGGGCGCCGCCCAGCTGCTCCCGCAGCGTGCGTCCGTCGTCCAGATAGCCCACCACCGGTTTGCCCAGCGCCACCGCAAAGCCCACCTCGAAGGCGGTGCCCGAGTCGGGCTCCGCCCCGCGGAAATGGTTGAGGTTGGCCAGCACCGCATCCGCGCGCCGGATCAAGGCCAGGTTGGCCTCGCAGATCCAGCGCGCCGCCGCCAGGCCCTGCAGGCCCTCGGGCAGGGAGTTGTCCAGCGGGTAGAGGCCCTGCCAGCCCTGGGCGGCGCAGCAGGCCTTCAGGCGTTCGCCCTGGGCCACGGCATCGGGGCGGAAGACATCGAAACCGGCGAGGTAGACGGTGGGGGCGTGCATGCCGGCATTGTCCGCGTTGCCAGCCTGCATTCCGTCAGGACGGCAGAAAGTCCAGCGGCCACTTGACCACCATGTCGTCCACATCCTTGGCGCCGAAGTCGAACTGGCGGATGCGGGCCAGCAGCTTCTGCTCCAGCTCGGGCGTCTTCAGCTCGCTGGACACCAGGGTGCAGCCGGTGACCTGGCCGGACGGGGCGATGCGCAGCTCCACCACCACCTTGCCTTGCAACGAGGGGTCCTCGCGCAGGGCGCGGTTGTAGATGGCGTAGATGGCGCCCTTGTTGCGCTCGAAGACCAGGCGGATCTCCTCCAGCGAGCGGGCGGCCTTGCCGCTGTGGCCACGCTGCACGCTGCCACCCGCCCCCGTGCCATTGCCGCCGGTGCCCGTGCCACCGGCACCATTGCCCCCGGTGCCGCCCTTGCCGCCGCCGCCGCCAGGGCCACCGCCCCCGCCGCCACCGGCCACCCCGGCCACCAGCGTGGTGGATCGGCCGGCCAGGCCACCGCCGCCGGTGTCCTTGCTCAGGCCCGCGGTGTTGATGCCGCCGCTGCCACCGGTGGCGGTCGAGGTGATCAACGCCCGGTCGGGCAGGCCGGGCTGGGTGCCGGCGCCCACGCCCACGCCCTTGGTCGTTCCCACACCGGGGCCGGGTGTCACCTCCCTGAGTTGCACCGCCGCGGGCGCGCCCTGCAGCGCGGCCAACTGGTCTTTCATGGCCAGCAGGCCGACGCCCGAGGCACGGCGGCGGGCCTCACCGATTTCGCCCGGTGGCTTGCCTTCGACCGGCTGGCGCGCCTCGGGTACCGGGGCGGCGTTCTTCTTGCCGGCGGGGGCTGGCGCCGGGCGGGCGGCCTCTTTCTGCGGGGTAGGCGGCGCGGTCTCCGGGGTCTCCTTGACGGGCTCCTTCTGGGCCTGCTCGGCCGGCGTGGGCGCCAGCGGTTTGGGCGGGGGCGCGGCGGCCTTGTCCTTGTCCAGCAGCAGCTGGGCCATCGGTGCGGGCAGGGCCTGGGCCTCGTCCGGCTGTCGCTCGGGCAGGGTCACGAAGTGCGTGACCAGGCCCAGCAGCAGGCACAGCACGGCCACCTGGAAGAAGATGCGGCGAAAGCGCGCCTCGTCGTCCGGGGCATTGGCCCAGGCCAGCACCGGCTGGCGAAAGCTCACGGCAGCGGCGCTCATGCTTTCTCCACCTTCTGGCGCACGGCAAAGCGCACGTCGCTGAAGCCGGCCTGGGCACAGCTGGTCATCACCTTGCGCAGCAGCTGGTAGGGGATGCTCTGGTCACCCATGATGGTGACGATCTGGCTGAGCTGGGCGTTCTCGGCGCGCACCGCGCGGCGGGTCGCCTGCTGCTGTTGCAGGGCGGCGGTCAACGGGGCGATCAGGTCGGTGGGCGCGGCCTGCACGTCGGCCACACGGGCCACGGTCTTGCCGTCCACGATGATCTCCTCGGGACTGACCACCACCACCAGGGTGTCCTGGGGCGAGACCTCGGCGGTCGATTCGGGCAGGCGCACGCTCTTCGTGCTGGGCAGGATGTCCACCTCGGACGCGTTGGACAGCAGGAAGAAGATCAGGATGGTGAACACGTCGATCAGGGACACGAGGTTCATGTCCAGATCGGTGTGGTTGCGGGCCTTGCGGGCGGCCCGTTTCTGCAGGGGCGTGAGGGTGGGCACGTCAGCCTCCGTGGGCCGCGGCGGGGGTGCCGCGCGGCGCGTCGCCGATGGAGATGGCCGGGAACAGCTCGGCCTTGACGACCTTGCCGTCCTCGCGGGCGGTGCGGCCCTCGCGGGTGGCGTCCATCACCTTGACCAGCAGTTCATAGGGCGTGTCGGGCTGGGCCAGGATGGTGGCGTCCTTCTGCTCGGGGTACTTGGCCTTGACCTGCATGACCACCGCGTTGAGCGCCTTCAGGTCGGGGCCCTGGGCCGTGTGCGGGATGTGCTGGATCAGGCCGCCCACGCGGTCGCCCACGTCCAGGGCGTCCGGGCGGATGACCACCTCGAGCTGCAGGTGGTCGACCTTGAGCTGCTCCACCCCGGCGGACTTGGCCGGCAGCGACAGCTCCAGCACCGCCAGCCGGGTGAACACCGCGGTGGACAGCAGGAAGGGCACGAGCACCACGATCAGGTTGATGAAGGCCGTGACCTCCAGCGCCGCCGGTGTCTTGCGCAGGCGTCGGACTCGCATGTTGCGCTTTCTCGGGCCGGCCGCTCAGCGGCTGCCGGCTTCGGGGGCCAGGCGCTGCACCAGGTTCAGGAAGCTGATCTTGGCGGCTTCCAGGCCGTCGACGATCTCGCCGGTGCGGGCCTGCAGGAAGGCATGGATGAGCAGGAAGGGGATGGCCACGCCCAGCGCGAAGGCGGTGTTGTTCATGGCGATGGAGATGGAGCCGGACAGCAGCTCGGCCTTCTCGGCCGGGTTCACCTGGGCCACCGCCGTGAAGGCCTTGATCAGGCCCGAGATGGTGCCCAGCAGGCCCACCAGCGTGATGACGTTGGCGAAGGTGGCGATGTAGTGGGTGCGCTTCTCCAGGCGCGGCACGATTTCCATCATGCCTTCCTCCATCGACGCGTCGATGTCCTCGCGCTTGCGCGAGCTCTGCAGGCGCTGCAGGCCGTTGCTCACCAGCTTGCCCAGTGCGGCGTCGCTCTTGCTGGCCACGCTGTAGACCTCCTTCCACTGGGCCTGCTGCAGCATGGGCTGCACCTGGGCCCAAAGGGCGCTGTTCTCGCGCCGGGCGCGGCGCAGGAAGATGAAGCGCTCGATCGCGATGCTCAGCCCGATGGCCATGATGGTCAGGCTGGGGATGATGAACAGGCCGCAGTCCTGGAAGAACTTGACGATGGATTCGAAGGTGGTCATGGCGGGGAACTCCGGGGGCGCGATGCGTGGGGAAAGGGTCGAAGAGGAAATGGGGGCGGGTTCAGGGCGCGGGGGCCGATGCGGCGGTGGCCGCGGCCGTGAAGCGCTCGTTGCGGCGGAAGACCTCGCGGTCGATCGGCGAGAGCACCTCGTCGAGCACGCTGGCCGGGGGCTTGCCGGCCAGCGGATCGGTCAGCGGCTTCTTCCAGGGCACGAAGTACAGGACCTTGGGCAGCTCACGGTTGCCGATGATCTTGCTGGGCGCCACCTCGGCCTGGTCCTGGGCATGGGCGCTGGAGGTCAGCATCGCCAGGGGCAACAGCAGGCCGAGGCCGAGGGCCAGTGTGAGCGAGGGATGCGAGGTCATGGGGTGGTCTCCTTGGCGGGCGCGGAAGCAGCCTTCGGGGCGGCTTCTGCGGCGGCAGAAGGGGCGGCGGCGGGCGCCGCGGGCTTGGGCAGGCGGCGCTGCACCTCGGTGATCCATTTGCCGACCTGGGCGTCGGCGCCCAGGCCCTGCGCGGCGGCCTGCGTCTGGTACTGCTGGTACCAGCGCAGGGCCTCCTCGGGCGAGCCCAGGTAGAGGTCGTTGAGTACGCCCAGGTTCAGGGCCGCAGCGGCGCAGCTGCTGTCGGTCTTCAGGGCCTGCGCCCAGGCCTGTCCCGCAGCCACGAAGTTGCCGTCCTGCCGGGCGGCCAGACCCTGGCGGGTCAGGGCGGCGCCAGCCCCGCAGGGCGCCTCGCGCTCGGCCTTGGCCCAGCGGGCCGGGCGCAGCGTGCGCAGGGCGTCGAAGCTCTGGCGCACCCAGCGGTCGTACAGGCCCTGCGGCGCCCGGGCGGCATTGGCTTCGTGCAGGCCGATGGCCTTTTCCTCGAAGGGATAGGCCTGCTCCTCCAGCATCACGTCGTACTGTTCGCGTTCGAGCTTGCTGAGCTTGCGGGGGCGCTCGGAGTCCATCAGCGCGCGGCCGAAGTCCTGGTACAGCGCGGCGGTGCGGAAGGTGGCGGCGGTGACGGCCTCGGCCGTGCCGTAGTCGGCCACGCGGGCGTAGGCCTGCAGGGCCGTCTCCAACCGGGCCTTCTTGCTGGCCAGGCTCTTCTGCAGCGGCTCCTTGAGCGCCACGGCGCGGAAGGCCTCGCCGTCCTCGTCGGCCAGGGCCAGCGCGGCCAGTGCCGCCAGGCTGCGGCTGCGCTCGGTGCGGGCGGCGCCGCCCGCGGCCTCGGCCTGCACCAGGGTGCGCTGCCATTGGCGTTCGCGCGGGGTCTGTCCGTCCGCATGGGCCAGCAGCACCAGGTGGTTCAGGGCCTCCACGGCTTCGGGCAGGGGCTGCGGGTGGGCGCGCCAGTAGGCCTCCCAGCTGCGGGCGGCTTCGGCGCGGGCGCGGGGCGGGGCGCCGGGGGCGGCCTGGGCCTGGTCGGCCCACTGGGCGGCTTGCCAGCGGGCGGCCCGGGCGCGCTCGGGGTCCGTCTCGTTCTGCGCGATGCGCTCGGCCTCGGCCGCGGCGTCGGCCCAGCGGCCCTGCTCGCTGTAGGCCAGGGCCAGCTTGGGCGGCACCTGGGCCTGCAGGGCGTCGCGCGGGAAGCGCTGGCGGAAGTCCTCCAGCAGCTGGCTGGCACCGGCCCAGTCCTTCAGCGCCAGGCGCTGGGTGGCGGCGTCGAACTGCGCGGCCACCCGGGCGCTGGCCTCGGGGGTCTCGGTGGTGACGCGGGTGAACAGCTCGGCGGCGCGCCGGGTGTCGCCGGCTGTGCGGGCCTGCTCGCCCTGTTTGTAGAGCGAGGCGGCCAGGCGTTCGGTCAGGTCGCGTCGGCTGGCGTCGGCGGCCGGGGTCAGGGCCAGGGCCTCGCGGGTGTAGCGCTCGGCCTCGTCGAAGGCACCGTCCTCGAAGCGGGTGTGGGCCAGCACGTTCAGTGCGGTGCGGCGCTGGGCCTCGGGGGCGGCGGGCTGGCGCTGCAGCAGGGCCAGCGCGGCCGCATTGGCGCCGGGGGCGTCGCCCAGGCGGTACAGCGTCTCGGCGGCGTGGGCCTGCACGGCCGGGGCGCGGCTGTCGGCGGGGAAGGCCTGGGCGAAACGCAGCTCGCTGGCCACCTGGTCCCGCTCCAGCGCCGGGCGGTTGGCCTGCGGGGCGGCCTTCACCAGCTCGGCGCGGGCCAGCACGGCGGCGTAGCCAGCCTCGGTGCGCCGGGCCGGCGCCATGCCCGCGGGGCTGGGCTTGTCGGTCGGAGTGTCTGGTGTGTCCGGCGTTTGAGCCGGGTAGGCCGTCTGTTCGTAGGCCAGGGCGGCTTCGTCGAAGCGGCGGGCCTCGAACAGCAACTCGGCCATCAGGAAGCGGTTCTCGGCCGTCTCCGGATGGTCCGGGAAGTCGGTCAGCAGGGTGCGGTACCACTGCACGGCCTGGGCCACGTCGGCCGGCGCATGGCTTTGCTGCGCCTGGGCGTGGGCCTGCCGGGCCAGCTCGGCCAGGTGCTCGCGCACCTGGGGCTGGGCGTCCTGCCAGGCCCCGGGGTTGGCTTGGCGGTAGGGGCCGCGCGCGCCGTAGCGGGTCACGAAGTCGACCTTGACCCGCTGGGCCTGCTGGGCAAAGCCGGCCTGGGCGTAGATGCCGATCACCTCGTTCTGCAAGGCGGGCGCCTGGGCGTCCTCGGGCCGCAGCCGGGTGAAGGCCAGCAGGGTGTCGGCCGCGTCCTTGGGGCGGTCCTGCTGCAGGTAGAGCGCCGCCAGCCGCCGGTACAGCCGCACCTGGTAGTGCTGGCGCGCCGGGGTGGCGGTGACCGGTGGGATGCTGGCCGCGCCTTGCAGGTTCTCCAGCGTCAGGCTGACGACGCGGAAGCTGTCGTCCAGCAGCTCGCGGTCGGCCCGGCTCAGGCTGTCGAGCTGTTCCAGCGGCACGGCCGGGTCCTGGTCGGCCAGCTTGCCGTCGAGCACCCCCAGAAAGGCCTCGAGCGCGCCGTCGAGCTGGCCCTGCTTGAAGCGCGACCAGCCCTGCATGTAGAGCGCCCGGTCGTGGAAGACGGTGGGCTCGGGACGGGCCAGCACGGCGCTGTAGGCCTGCTCGGCCGCCGGGTACTGGCGGGCGGTGAACAGCAGCTCGCCGCGCCGGAACTGGACCTCGTCCAGATAACGGGTGGCGGGGTAGCTGGCCACCAGGCGGTCCAGCGTGGCCAGCGCGGCCTCTGGCTCGCCATCCAGTTCGTGGGCGCGGGCCAGCTGGTAGAGCACGCGGTCGTTGTCCGGGGCCTGGGGGTAGGCCTTCAGGTAGGCCTGGTAGCTGGCGATGGCCTCGCGGTGGCTGGCCTGCGGCGCCGAGGCGCCGGTGTCGGCGGCCAGCGCGCTGTCGCTGCGGTCCATCTCCAGGTCGCCCAGGCGGCGCAGGGCCTGGGCGCGCTGGCGCGGGTTGGGCTGGGCCGCCAGCAGGGCGCGCCAGGCGGCCAGGGCCTGGTCCTCGGTGCTGCGCAGCTTGCCGGTCTGGATGGCCGGGGGCGTGCGCTCGGCCAGGGTGCGCAGGGTGGGTTCGTCGTCGCCCGCCGGGCGGGACGACCACAGGCTGCAGCCGCCCAGCCAGGCGACCGAGAGGGCAGCCGCCAGGGTCGTCAGGTGGCGGGGCTCAGGGCGTCGGGGCATGCTCGGGTTCCGTCGATGCGTCACGGCCGCGATCCAGCAACTGGGCCAGGGCGTAGCGGGCCTGCTGGGCATAGCCGGCCAGGCGTTCCTGCTGTTGCCGCAGGCCGTCCTGGGCCATCCGGCTCAGGGCTTGAGCCTGCTGGGCGCTGGCCGTGGCCAGCGGGGCCTGCAGGGCCTGGATGCGGCGGGACAGTTCGTCGATGCGCTGCTGGAACTGCACGAAGCGCTGGGCCTCGTCGCGCGCGGCCTGGTCCAGGGCCTGGCGGGCGGCCTGGGCCTGTTGCAGACCCTGGGCACTGTCCCCCAGGGCCTTGCGGGCGGCCCAGCGGCGCTCCGGGTAGGCCTGGCTCAGGTCCCAGGCCAGCAGGCCCTGCAGGACGCGCAGGCGTTCGGCGGCGTCCTGCAGCGTGGCGGCGGGCGCGTCCGGGCTGGCGGGCGCGGCCTGCAGTCGGGCCAGGGTGTCGCGGGCGCGGTCGGCCCGCTGCAGCAGGGCGCGCTGGGCCGCGTCGGCAAAGGCGCGGCCATCGGCGTCCGCCTCGGCCTGGGCCAGTTCGCCGTCGAGCTGCTGCTGGCGCGGCAGCAGCGCGGCCGGGTCCAGTTGCTGGCGCTGGCTGGCCACGTCGGGCAGGCGCTCCAGGAAGGCCTTGCGGCGTTCGTCCAGCATGGTGCGGTAGACGGCCAGGGTCTCCTGCCAGGCGGCCAGGTTGTCCTGCAGGAAGCGCAGGTCGCGCCAGGTCTTGAAGCTCTCCTGGAAGGCGTGGCCGGCCAGGGCCGGGGCCAGCAGGCGCAGGTGCGGCAGGTGGTGCACGTCCTCGGCGTTGCGGAACCAGGCCATCTCCACGCCCGGGTTGCGGGCCAGCAGTTCGTCCAGCCAGGCCGGGTCGTCCAGCGCGGCGATGGCCTCGCCCAGGCGCTGGTCTTCGTCCTGGTAGCTGCCCAGGGCCGACTGGTAGCCGTCGCGGGCCTGGGTGTCGGCCCCCAGCTCGGCCAGGGCGTAGGACACCGCCAGGCGGGCCTCCTGCACGGCGGGCTGGGAGGGGTCGCGCTGGGCCAGCTCGGTCCAGGAC
This sequence is a window from Ideonella dechloratans. Protein-coding genes within it:
- a CDS encoding ExbD/TolR family protein; its protein translation is MRVRRLRKTPAALEVTAFINLIVVLVPFLLSTAVFTRLAVLELSLPAKSAGVEQLKVDHLQLEVVIRPDALDVGDRVGGLIQHIPHTAQGPDLKALNAVVMQVKAKYPEQKDATILAQPDTPYELLVKVMDATREGRTAREDGKVVKAELFPAISIGDAPRGTPAAAHGG
- a CDS encoding tetratricopeptide repeat protein; the encoded protein is MPRRPEPRHLTTLAAALSVAWLGGCSLWSSRPAGDDEPTLRTLAERTPPAIQTGKLRSTEDQALAAWRALLAAQPNPRQRAQALRRLGDLEMDRSDSALAADTGASAPQASHREAIASYQAYLKAYPQAPDNDRVLYQLARAHELDGEPEAALATLDRLVASYPATRYLDEVQFRRGELLFTARQYPAAEQAYSAVLARPEPTVFHDRALYMQGWSRFKQGQLDGALEAFLGVLDGKLADQDPAVPLEQLDSLSRADRELLDDSFRVVSLTLENLQGAASIPPVTATPARQHYQVRLYRRLAALYLQQDRPKDAADTLLAFTRLRPEDAQAPALQNEVIGIYAQAGFAQQAQRVKVDFVTRYGARGPYRQANPGAWQDAQPQVREHLAELARQAHAQAQQSHAPADVAQAVQWYRTLLTDFPDHPETAENRFLMAELLFEARRFDEAALAYEQTAYPAQTPDTPDTPTDKPSPAGMAPARRTEAGYAAVLARAELVKAAPQANRPALERDQVASELRFAQAFPADSRAPAVQAHAAETLYRLGDAPGANAAALALLQRQPAAPEAQRRTALNVLAHTRFEDGAFDEAERYTREALALTPAADASRRDLTERLAASLYKQGEQARTAGDTRRAAELFTRVTTETPEASARVAAQFDAATQRLALKDWAGASQLLEDFRQRFPRDALQAQVPPKLALAYSEQGRWADAAAEAERIAQNETDPERARAARWQAAQWADQAQAAPGAPPRARAEAARSWEAYWRAHPQPLPEAVEALNHLVLLAHADGQTPRERQWQRTLVQAEAAGGAARTERSRSLAALAALALADEDGEAFRAVALKEPLQKSLASKKARLETALQAYARVADYGTAEAVTAATFRTAALYQDFGRALMDSERPRKLSKLEREQYDVMLEEQAYPFEEKAIGLHEANAARAPQGLYDRWVRQSFDALRTLRPARWAKAEREAPCGAGAALTRQGLAARQDGNFVAAGQAWAQALKTDSSCAAAALNLGVLNDLYLGSPEEALRWYQQYQTQAAAQGLGADAQVGKWITEVQRRLPKPAAPAAAPSAAAEAAPKAASAPAKETTP
- a CDS encoding MotA/TolQ/ExbB proton channel family protein, with protein sequence MTTFESIVKFFQDCGLFIIPSLTIMAIGLSIAIERFIFLRRARRENSALWAQVQPMLQQAQWKEVYSVASKSDAALGKLVSNGLQRLQSSRKREDIDASMEEGMMEIVPRLEKRTHYIATFANVITLVGLLGTISGLIKAFTAVAQVNPAEKAELLSGSISIAMNNTAFALGVAIPFLLIHAFLQARTGEIVDGLEAAKISFLNLVQRLAPEAGSR